In the Gossypium raimondii isolate GPD5lz chromosome 9, ASM2569854v1, whole genome shotgun sequence genome, one interval contains:
- the LOC128032560 gene encoding uncharacterized protein LOC128032560 produces the protein MQLNDEQVTFSVFESIQCKDKEECHTVDVLDDQIEEEFNDKSTIESLNLANRTTSISKPSIEETPTLKLKPLPPHIKYVFLGDHNTLSVTVSTTLDELKKRNWSISSSIINKLLLGVLPIFKLKKKLVNAPIFIAPDWSQPFKVMCDASDFAVGEDLGQRKGKIFYAIYYASKNLTEAQFNYTTTEKEFLAVVFDFDNFHSYLVGAKVTVFTDHSALRYLFAKKDVKPRLIHFILLLQEFDIEIKHRKGSENQIANHLSRLEVGSEDGNILQIVDTFLDEKLFTIDATPWYADFVNYLVCGKLPLGVTGHKKRFLHDIAKHHWNELYLFKVYDDNIIRRCVLEEEMLSILKHCHDAPYGGNFSGLRTADKVLQSRFYWPTLFKDAHNFVNQCDRC, from the exons ATGCAACTTAATGATGAGCAAGTCACCTTTagtgtttttgaatctattcaatgcaaggaCAAAGAAGAATGCCATACTGTCGATGTGCTAGATGATCAaattgaggaagaattcaatGACAAAAGCACA ATTGAATCCTTAAACCTAGCCAACAGAACAACCTCAATTTCCAAACCATCTATTGAAGAAACTCCTACTCTGaaattgaaaccactacctccTCATATTAAATATGTCTTTCTAGGTGATCACAATACTCTCTCAGTTACTGTCTCTACAACACTAGATgaactcaagaagagaaattggtccATATCCTCAAGCATCATAAACAAGCTATTGCTTGGAGTATTGCCGATATTCAAG TTAAAAAAGAAGCTAGTGAATGCACCCATTTTCATTGCACcagattggtctcaaccttttaAAGTTATGTGTGACGCAAGCGACTTTGCTGTGGGTGAGGATCTAGgacaaagaaaaggaaaaatattttatgccatctattatgctagcaaaaaTCTTACAGAGGCTCAATTCAATTATACCACCACAGAGAAAGAATTTTTGGCTGTAGTCTTTGATTTTGACAACTTTCATTCTTATCTTGTCGGTGCAAAGGTTACTGTATTCACTGATCACTCGGCCTTGAGATATCTCTTTGCGAAAAAGGATGTCAAACCAAGACTGATACATTTCATATTACTACTACAAGAATTTGATATCGAGATAAAACACCGTAAGGGTTCAGAGAATCAAATTGCAAACCATCTGTCTCGATTGGAAGTTGGCAGTGAAGAcggaaacatacttcaaattgttgaCACATTCCTAGATGAGAAGTTATTTACTATAGATGCAACTCCTTGGTATGCggattttgttaattatctagtgtgtggaAAACTCCCATTGGGTGTCACAGGCCATAAAAAAAGATTTCTTCATGACATAGCGAAGCATCATTGGAATGAGCtgtatttattcaaggtataCGATGACAACATCATTCGACGTTGTGTTCTGGaagaggagatgctttcaatcctgaagcattgtcatgatgctccttatggAGGTAATTTTAGTGGTCTGAGAACTGCGGATAAAGTTCTCCAATCAAGATTCTATTGGCCAACATTATTCAAAGACGCTcacaattttgtgaatcaatgcgATAGGTGTTAG